From Denitrovibrio acetiphilus DSM 12809, the proteins below share one genomic window:
- a CDS encoding permease, whose protein sequence is MTPHLQSTLDMFAFLAVELSVLFIGISLLVGLLQRHIPPSRVEALLSSNGSLGYLLAAGLGAVTPFCSCSTIPMLKGLIRARAGFGPMMVFLFASPLLNPIIVALLAATFGLTLTATYTLAALVVSVSAGWLLHTLGFERHVIQTDIHETAGHSASKDSAPTVSCCESSCCGSQTSVAKRGKYYGLWRETWSDFVDVLPYLLIGIAIGSVIYGYMPTELLERYAGSDNPFAIPVAAVIGVPLYIRAEAVIPLAAALTAKGVGAGTVLALIIGSAGASLTELILLRSLFTLKLLSAFVAVIFAMAMVAGYATYLFL, encoded by the coding sequence ATGACACCTCACCTGCAAAGCACTTTAGACATGTTCGCCTTTTTAGCTGTCGAGTTATCTGTTTTATTCATTGGTATCAGTTTGCTGGTAGGACTTCTTCAGCGTCATATCCCACCCTCCAGAGTGGAAGCCTTGCTTAGCTCTAACGGTAGCCTAGGCTACCTTCTCGCCGCTGGACTTGGAGCTGTCACACCCTTTTGCAGCTGCTCCACCATCCCAATGCTGAAAGGCTTAATTCGTGCACGTGCCGGTTTTGGACCGATGATGGTATTCCTTTTCGCATCTCCGCTGCTAAACCCTATAATTGTTGCTCTGCTTGCTGCCACCTTTGGATTAACCCTTACTGCTACTTACACGCTTGCGGCTTTAGTGGTTTCAGTTAGTGCCGGATGGCTGCTGCACACACTTGGCTTCGAACGTCATGTCATTCAGACAGACATACACGAGACCGCCGGACACAGCGCATCAAAAGACTCAGCACCCACTGTTTCCTGCTGTGAAAGCAGTTGCTGCGGCTCACAAACTTCAGTTGCTAAAAGAGGAAAGTACTACGGTTTATGGCGAGAAACCTGGTCGGATTTCGTAGACGTACTTCCATATCTACTCATAGGCATTGCGATTGGCAGCGTAATCTATGGCTACATGCCTACCGAACTGTTGGAAAGGTATGCCGGTTCGGATAATCCTTTTGCCATTCCGGTTGCCGCAGTAATTGGCGTACCGCTATATATTCGTGCTGAAGCTGTCATACCTCTGGCAGCGGCGCTGACGGCTAAAGGAGTGGGCGCAGGAACGGTATTGGCGCTGATCATCGGTAGTGCCGGAGCCAGCCTGACTGAGCTGATTCTGCTGCGCTCTCTGTTCACACTGAAACTTTTATCGGCTTTTGTAGCAGTCATCTTTGCCATGGCAATGGTTGCAGGCTACGCCACCTATCTGTTTTTGTAA
- a CDS encoding glutamine amidotransferase, translating to MKKIIIIKADSTFEQIIQKHGDFDQWVADELSINSDAVKSVDVRNGEKLPDPSDILGAIMTGAHSMVTEKQDWSEKTAKWIKRAVDSGTPFFGICYGHQLLAYAMGGVVDYNEKGMEIGTVKVGFKPERYDDPVFNEMPDEISAHSIHSQSVMKLPSDSVRLAGNQHEKNHVFRIGECAWGVQFHPEFDADIMRAYIKMYSADLAEDGIDAEVLNDAVEETPKASYLLKRFAEFCTNR from the coding sequence ATGAAAAAAATAATAATTATTAAAGCTGATTCTACCTTCGAACAGATCATACAAAAACATGGTGACTTTGATCAGTGGGTTGCTGATGAGCTGTCCATTAACAGTGACGCTGTAAAGTCTGTAGATGTCAGAAACGGTGAAAAACTGCCGGATCCGTCTGATATCCTCGGTGCTATTATGACCGGTGCCCATAGTATGGTGACAGAAAAGCAGGACTGGAGTGAAAAGACAGCCAAGTGGATAAAGCGTGCCGTTGACAGCGGTACACCGTTTTTTGGTATATGCTACGGGCATCAGCTTCTTGCTTATGCCATGGGCGGTGTCGTGGACTATAATGAAAAAGGGATGGAGATAGGCACTGTAAAAGTTGGATTTAAACCGGAAAGGTATGACGATCCTGTCTTTAACGAAATGCCTGATGAAATATCCGCCCACTCAATACACTCGCAATCAGTGATGAAACTCCCCTCAGACTCTGTGCGCCTTGCAGGTAATCAGCACGAAAAAAACCACGTTTTCCGCATAGGTGAATGTGCATGGGGAGTGCAGTTTCACCCTGAATTTGATGCGGACATAATGCGGGCATATATAAAAATGTATTCAGCTGATCTTGCCGAAGACGGAATAGACGCAGAAGTTCTGAATGATGCTGTGGAGGAAACTCCTAAGGCTTCGTATCTGCTTAAAAGATTTGCAGAGTTTTGTACCAACAGGTGA
- the istB gene encoding IS21-like element helper ATPase IstB, whose product MTLSNELKQTVKKLRLSGILATLPERMAYAKQQHLTYAEFLELVMQDEVDRRLHNQVDNQMKKAGINPFETLERYDFDAPVQVDREMIKGLFGLNFIEEKDNVMLCGPVGVGKTYLANALAHAAVRRGKKVLMVRAEKLFKRLQQSRADYSYEKALLGFITPDMLIIDDFGLKALNEQQSTDFYEIVVERYGRASTVITSNRDTDEWLELFHDPILANSALDRLVHNAYRVVIEGESYRKIKSRKKLI is encoded by the coding sequence ATGACACTATCAAATGAACTGAAACAGACAGTAAAAAAACTAAGGCTGTCGGGAATACTGGCTACTTTACCGGAACGGATGGCTTATGCCAAACAGCAGCACCTGACATATGCAGAGTTTCTTGAGTTGGTAATGCAGGATGAAGTGGACAGGCGTCTTCATAACCAGGTGGATAATCAAATGAAAAAAGCTGGTATTAACCCCTTTGAGACACTGGAGAGATATGACTTCGACGCTCCGGTGCAGGTAGACAGAGAAATGATCAAAGGACTGTTCGGTCTGAATTTTATTGAGGAAAAAGATAACGTGATGCTGTGCGGACCTGTCGGTGTTGGTAAAACATATCTGGCAAATGCATTGGCCCACGCTGCTGTGCGAAGAGGTAAAAAAGTCCTGATGGTCAGAGCAGAGAAACTTTTTAAAAGACTGCAGCAGTCCAGAGCTGACTACTCCTATGAGAAGGCTCTGCTTGGATTTATTACTCCCGATATGCTTATTATAGATGACTTCGGACTGAAGGCATTGAATGAACAACAGTCTACTGACTTCTATGAGATTGTTGTGGAAAGGTACGGGAGAGCATCTACTGTGATCACAAGCAACAGGGATACGGATGAATGGCTGGAACTATTCCATGACCCGATTCTCGCAAACTCGGCACTCGACAGGTTGGTGCATAATGCATACAGAGTTGTCATTGAGGGTGAGAGCTATAGAAAAATTAAATCCAGAAAAAAGTTGATTTAA
- a CDS encoding IS256 family transposase, which translates to MKLDKDKLKELLAESDVKTTEDLQVFMRDMMKEVIETLYEGELEAHLGYKKHEPNVSDGNSRNGRSSKKVQSQMGEMELEVPRDRLSTFSPEIVKKRQTDISGIEAKVISMYAKGMSNRDIKEHIFDIYGHELSPETVSVITDKILPQAKEWQNRALEEIYAIVFMDGMVLKMRVDGAVRNVTIYFVIGISMEGHKSCLGLYLAETESAKYWLTVMNELKNRGVQDILIFAVDNLKGISEAITAAFPQSEIQKCVVHQIRNSLRFVPWKERKTVAADLKKIYAAATEEQARAELDAFAEKWDSKYPNISKSWRNNWTELSTYFKYSKELRKLIYTTNPVESFHSAIRKSTKGKGAFPTEDSLVKLLYLAILGIEKKWTMPIRDWGVIYSQLYINYEDRITTLHS; encoded by the coding sequence ATGAAATTAGACAAGGACAAACTGAAAGAACTGCTTGCTGAAAGCGATGTAAAAACCACAGAAGACCTTCAGGTGTTTATGCGTGACATGATGAAAGAAGTCATAGAAACGCTCTACGAAGGTGAGCTTGAAGCCCATTTAGGCTATAAGAAACATGAACCGAACGTAAGTGACGGCAACAGCCGTAACGGTCGTTCTTCCAAGAAAGTACAATCACAAATGGGCGAAATGGAACTCGAAGTACCCCGTGATCGCCTATCAACCTTTTCGCCTGAAATAGTCAAGAAACGCCAGACAGATATATCAGGCATTGAAGCTAAAGTAATTTCCATGTATGCCAAGGGTATGAGTAACCGTGACATCAAAGAGCACATCTTTGATATCTACGGTCATGAGCTATCGCCGGAGACAGTCAGCGTTATTACAGACAAGATTCTCCCACAGGCTAAAGAATGGCAGAACAGAGCCTTGGAAGAGATATACGCCATCGTCTTTATGGACGGCATGGTTTTAAAGATGCGTGTGGACGGAGCTGTTCGCAACGTCACTATCTACTTTGTGATCGGCATCAGCATGGAAGGTCATAAATCCTGTCTGGGGCTATATCTTGCCGAGACAGAATCCGCTAAATACTGGCTGACAGTTATGAACGAGCTAAAGAACCGTGGAGTACAGGATATTCTTATCTTTGCCGTAGACAACCTCAAGGGCATCTCAGAAGCTATAACAGCCGCTTTTCCACAGTCTGAGATTCAGAAATGCGTAGTCCATCAGATACGCAACTCTCTCCGCTTTGTGCCCTGGAAGGAGCGTAAGACTGTGGCTGCTGACCTCAAGAAAATCTATGCCGCAGCGACCGAGGAACAAGCCAGAGCTGAGCTGGATGCCTTTGCTGAGAAGTGGGACAGCAAATATCCTAACATCTCGAAATCATGGCGGAACAACTGGACTGAGCTTTCTACGTATTTCAAATATTCCAAGGAGCTCAGGAAACTGATTTATACCACGAATCCGGTTGAGAGCTTCCATTCTGCCATCAGGAAATCGACTAAAGGAAAGGGAGCCTTCCCGACGGAAGACTCCCTTGTAAAGCTCTTATATTTAGCTATTTTAGGTATCGAAAAGAAATGGACTATGCCAATCAGGGATTGGGGTGTAATATACTCACAGCTATATATCAACTATGAAGACAGAATTACGACTTTACACAGTTAA
- the istA gene encoding IS21 family transposase, with the protein MHDILDILRRRKHGDGFKTIAKARKMSRNTIRKYIELAVTLGFESDSEPPLEEIAYGVYRKVYGDGSRPVSECRKVLIPYKEKLEHWLSEERLTMTKIHSLLKRHGVSVSYDTLRRYLHEDLGFFKHNTVRMPETAPGEYAEVDFGRLGLLYDPETDRRRVVHALIVTLPYSRYQYVHLCHSMKFQEVITGLESAWEFFGGVPAKVIVDNMKTAIDKADRYDAQFNRYFYEYACYRGFIIDPARAVAPKDKPKVERNVSYVRDNFFKGETFRSLSHAQEAADAWCRTVSGMRIHGTTKKHPRIVFDMEEQANLLPLEQERYDVPFWGTCKVHPDHHIRIQSALYSVPTVYIGKEVSVRLDSKLVRIYHKEQQIKVHSRMKKGKRSTDTSDYPEEKRGYTMKSCEYHIYKAKEVGFYCGEFMERLLSGDFPWQNLRQAQKLIRDADKYGHGRMEQACQRAVSFDLINVYRVVNIIELSMQNNEVEKSSCKVLKPAKFTRNKNYFYEGGHDDTIK; encoded by the coding sequence ATGCACGACATCCTGGATATTCTACGACGCAGAAAGCATGGCGACGGCTTTAAGACGATCGCCAAGGCTCGCAAGATGTCTAGAAACACCATCAGGAAATACATAGAACTGGCTGTCACTTTGGGTTTCGAAAGTGACAGTGAGCCACCACTGGAGGAGATCGCATACGGTGTCTACCGCAAAGTATACGGAGACGGTTCTCGCCCAGTCAGTGAGTGCCGTAAAGTTCTTATTCCATACAAAGAGAAACTGGAACACTGGCTGAGTGAAGAGCGCCTCACTATGACCAAGATTCATTCTCTTCTTAAGCGTCATGGTGTTTCTGTAAGCTATGACACACTGCGCCGCTACCTTCATGAAGATCTTGGTTTCTTTAAGCACAACACAGTCCGCATGCCTGAAACTGCTCCAGGCGAATACGCAGAGGTTGATTTCGGTCGTCTGGGGCTTTTATATGACCCTGAGACAGACAGAAGGCGTGTGGTCCATGCATTGATAGTGACTTTGCCTTACAGCCGCTATCAGTATGTTCACCTTTGCCATAGCATGAAATTCCAGGAAGTAATCACCGGTCTGGAATCAGCCTGGGAATTCTTCGGCGGTGTTCCTGCGAAAGTGATTGTCGACAACATGAAGACAGCCATAGATAAGGCAGACCGTTATGATGCGCAGTTCAACCGCTACTTTTATGAGTATGCTTGTTACCGTGGATTTATCATAGACCCTGCAAGGGCAGTTGCTCCGAAAGACAAGCCTAAAGTTGAAAGAAATGTATCATATGTCAGAGATAACTTCTTTAAAGGAGAGACATTCAGGAGCCTTTCCCATGCACAGGAAGCAGCAGATGCCTGGTGCAGAACTGTCTCCGGCATGCGTATACATGGCACAACTAAAAAGCATCCCCGCATTGTATTTGATATGGAAGAGCAGGCGAATCTGCTCCCTCTGGAACAGGAGCGTTACGATGTACCTTTCTGGGGAACCTGCAAAGTGCATCCAGACCATCATATCCGTATTCAAAGCGCTCTTTATTCTGTCCCCACTGTATACATAGGCAAAGAGGTTTCTGTAAGGCTGGACAGCAAGCTGGTTCGCATTTACCACAAAGAGCAGCAGATAAAGGTGCATAGTCGTATGAAAAAAGGTAAACGCTCAACAGACACCAGTGACTATCCTGAAGAGAAACGTGGATACACCATGAAGAGCTGTGAATATCATATTTATAAGGCTAAAGAAGTAGGTTTCTACTGCGGAGAATTTATGGAGCGTCTGCTATCCGGTGACTTCCCATGGCAGAATCTAAGGCAGGCTCAGAAACTCATCCGGGATGCTGATAAATATGGTCATGGTCGTATGGAGCAGGCATGTCAGCGGGCAGTAAGCTTCGACCTCATCAATGTGTACAGAGTAGTAAATATAATTGAGCTCTCTATGCAGAATAATGAGGTAGAAAAATCTTCCTGTAAAGTGCTGAAACCCGCTAAATTTACACGCAATAAAAACTATTTCTACGAAGGAGGTCACGATGACACTATCAAATGA
- a CDS encoding GGDEF domain-containing protein: protein MTDELSKSTLNLVRSMKKALVRDSILALAAGAVLFWVAVKIDALNVIHRIGYKYQFYQTDKIINFLLTAFLIYSVFSLVRFFEMVRFFRVMLKISRYDYLTRIYNRRSLIELLEMEFLRNRRSSEGHFSFILFDIDDFKNINDIYGHGQGDTVLKGVGKTLASSVRKSDITGRFGGDEFAVILPYTTLDNAVTVAEKIKEKITSLRFSKNSKESIGITLSMGVIEVDSESKIDTFEKVIAEADKFLYCAKKRGKNTICSCPTATISQCETCCSSA from the coding sequence ATGACAGATGAACTAAGCAAGTCCACACTAAACCTTGTCCGTTCCATGAAAAAAGCCCTTGTGCGCGACAGTATACTTGCGCTTGCTGCCGGCGCTGTGCTCTTCTGGGTTGCCGTGAAGATTGACGCACTTAATGTTATTCACCGCATCGGATACAAATATCAGTTTTACCAGACAGACAAAATAATCAACTTCCTGCTCACAGCCTTTCTGATTTATTCTGTATTCTCTCTCGTGCGTTTCTTTGAAATGGTGCGCTTCTTTCGTGTCATGCTGAAAATATCCAGATATGACTACCTGACAAGGATATATAACAGGCGTTCTCTGATTGAACTTCTTGAAATGGAGTTTCTGCGCAACCGCCGCTCCAGCGAAGGTCATTTCTCTTTTATCCTCTTCGACATAGATGACTTTAAAAATATTAATGACATATACGGACACGGGCAGGGGGATACTGTGCTCAAAGGTGTGGGCAAGACTCTTGCTTCATCAGTGCGCAAATCCGACATAACAGGTCGTTTCGGCGGAGACGAATTTGCTGTTATTCTTCCTTACACCACTCTTGATAATGCAGTGACCGTAGCGGAAAAAATCAAAGAAAAAATAACTTCTCTCAGGTTTTCAAAGAACAGCAAAGAAAGCATCGGAATCACACTCAGCATGGGCGTGATAGAAGTTGACAGCGAAAGCAAAATAGACACATTTGAGAAGGTGATCGCAGAGGCGGACAAGTTCCTGTATTGTGCCAAAAAGCGTGGCAAAAACACTATCTGCTCCTGTCCAACCGCTACAATATCTCAATGCGAAACATGCTGCAGCTCCGCCTGA